The Haloplanus salinarum genome includes a region encoding these proteins:
- a CDS encoding right-handed parallel beta-helix repeat-containing protein: MADDTSDTGLARVADWRSTRRSFVAGVGSAAGLGAFTGTGVAQRGGGPGRPGATYFVYRENGQYRVTDGTGVAFRTTADRRAEEAFQYAFDAIPASGGTVVAAADTFRFGGPATLGDDTALTGQRGTRFVGSRIGRRDDPLPSDDQENPLPRGHDLIRIRGDDVAVTNVEFDGAGTQLDSHAVQADDATGVLIGNNRTVNGFQMALSFTGCENVVVRGNEVVNPNWYGITSRGAPEGGERDLKRSTDVVVAENRVSGMKFNNIATYNVSNFSVVGNVVFDGGHSLIACSPAQQGTIVGNVCRNLNKFGGDPGGEAGIEIEYKETHLSEAVAGTPEATSYDVTVSGNGIENCEVGFVARTVPADPEDTAAREGRRPHSFTVTGNAINDCAAAGIRIRSGEAGVIATNTIRNAGTPIDVDEEYTEDVRRDLNVTRS, translated from the coding sequence ATGGCAGACGACACCAGCGATACGGGACTCGCACGCGTCGCCGACTGGCGGTCGACCCGGCGGTCGTTCGTCGCCGGCGTCGGGTCGGCGGCCGGCCTCGGCGCGTTCACCGGTACCGGCGTGGCTCAGCGGGGCGGAGGTCCGGGACGGCCCGGCGCCACGTACTTCGTCTACCGGGAGAACGGCCAGTACCGCGTGACCGACGGGACGGGCGTCGCGTTCCGGACGACGGCGGACCGCAGGGCCGAGGAGGCGTTCCAGTACGCGTTCGACGCCATCCCGGCGAGCGGCGGGACCGTCGTCGCCGCCGCGGACACGTTCCGCTTCGGCGGCCCGGCCACGCTCGGCGACGACACCGCACTGACCGGGCAGCGGGGCACGCGGTTCGTCGGGTCGCGGATCGGTCGGCGCGACGACCCGCTCCCGAGCGACGACCAGGAGAATCCCCTGCCGCGCGGTCACGACCTGATCCGGATCCGCGGCGACGACGTCGCCGTCACGAACGTCGAGTTCGACGGTGCGGGCACGCAACTGGACAGCCACGCCGTCCAGGCCGACGACGCCACCGGCGTCCTGATCGGGAACAACCGGACGGTCAACGGCTTCCAGATGGCGCTCTCCTTCACCGGCTGTGAGAACGTGGTCGTGCGCGGCAACGAGGTGGTGAACCCGAACTGGTACGGGATCACGAGCCGTGGCGCACCCGAAGGCGGGGAGCGCGACCTGAAGCGCTCGACCGACGTGGTCGTCGCGGAGAACCGTGTCTCGGGGATGAAGTTCAACAACATCGCCACCTACAACGTCAGCAACTTCAGCGTCGTCGGCAACGTCGTCTTCGACGGCGGCCACAGCCTGATCGCGTGCTCGCCGGCCCAGCAGGGGACCATCGTCGGCAACGTCTGTCGGAACTTGAACAAGTTCGGGGGCGACCCCGGCGGCGAGGCGGGGATCGAGATAGAGTACAAGGAGACCCACCTCAGCGAGGCCGTCGCCGGCACGCCCGAGGCGACGTCGTACGACGTCACCGTCTCGGGTAACGGGATCGAGAACTGCGAGGTCGGGTTCGTCGCCCGGACGGTTCCCGCCGACCCCGAGGACACCGCGGCACGCGAGGGGAGACGACCGCACAGTTTCACCGTCACCGGCAACGCGATCAACGACTGTGCGGCCGCGGGGATCCGGATCCGGTCGGGAGAGGCGGGCGTGATCGCCACGAACACGATTCGGAACGCCGGCACCCCCATCGACGTCGACGAGGAGTACACCGAGGACGTCCGGCGGGACCTTAACGTGACACGTTCCTGA
- the phnD gene encoding phosphate/phosphite/phosphonate ABC transporter substrate-binding protein, which produces MLAEAGSFDPAEPGWEERNYLSGPLIESGYERGGQSDLENMSNREVEEVPHGDPVREAPEDESEYLDPDTLIFTESPSEDVEGRYEEDFQAVFDRIEEETGKPVEYNRVNSYAASVEAMRSERAHIANFSTGTTCFAVNLCGAVPFAAGVAPDGAFGYRLFATTRADASGIRSVEDFADDDVRMAHAEPASNSGHQAPSALFDQYFDVTAGEDYEINFSGGHSQTTRGIAAGDYDAGPICSTCFKDTVEGDSNLSYDQFKVVWASAPFPNGPIAYRYNLHPDIVEGIEAAWLDSDFAGTTYAERTGYDEYVPIEYRRHWYDIMVIQRYNGVEYTQSTLSE; this is translated from the coding sequence CTGCTCGCGGAAGCCGGATCGTTCGACCCCGCCGAGCCCGGCTGGGAGGAGCGCAACTACCTCTCGGGACCGCTGATCGAGTCGGGCTACGAGCGCGGTGGCCAGTCGGACCTGGAGAACATGAGCAACCGGGAGGTCGAGGAGGTACCCCACGGCGACCCCGTCCGCGAGGCTCCCGAGGACGAGAGCGAGTACCTCGACCCCGATACGCTGATCTTCACCGAGAGCCCGAGCGAAGACGTCGAGGGTCGCTACGAGGAGGACTTCCAGGCGGTGTTCGACCGGATCGAGGAGGAGACCGGGAAGCCCGTCGAGTACAACCGGGTCAACAGCTACGCCGCCTCCGTCGAGGCGATGCGCTCGGAACGCGCCCACATCGCCAACTTCTCGACGGGGACGACCTGTTTCGCGGTCAACCTCTGTGGCGCGGTGCCCTTCGCCGCCGGCGTCGCCCCCGACGGCGCTTTCGGCTACCGCCTGTTCGCCACGACGCGGGCGGACGCGAGCGGTATTCGGTCCGTCGAGGACTTCGCGGACGACGACGTCCGGATGGCCCACGCCGAACCGGCCTCGAACTCCGGTCACCAGGCCCCCTCCGCGCTGTTCGACCAGTACTTCGACGTGACCGCGGGCGAGGATTACGAGATCAACTTCTCCGGCGGCCACTCCCAGACCACCCGCGGCATCGCCGCCGGCGACTACGACGCCGGCCCCATCTGTTCGACCTGTTTCAAGGACACCGTCGAGGGCGACAGTAACCTCAGCTACGACCAGTTCAAGGTCGTCTGGGCGTCCGCGCCGTTCCCCAACGGCCCCATCGCCTACCGGTACAATCTCCACCCGGACATCGTCGAGGGCATCGAGGCGGCGTGGCTCGACTCCGATTTCGCGGGCACCACCTACGCCGAGCGGACCGGCTACGACGAGTACGTCCCCATCGAGTACCGGCGCCACTGGTACGACATCATGGTCATCCAGCGGTACAACGGCGTCGAGTACACGCAGAGCACGCTGAGCGAATGA
- the phnC gene encoding phosphonate ABC transporter ATP-binding protein produces the protein MTLEATDLRKTYPTGDEALKGVSLSIEGSETVAMIGPSGAGKSTFVRCINRLTEPTSGSLRLDGTELTALDADELRAARRDIGMIFQEYNLVERLTVMENVLTGRLGYVSAWRAFRRDFPPEDVERAYGILDRVGLGDMEDKRVDELSGGQRQRVGIARAVIQQPKILLVDEPTSSLDPETSNTVMDLLTDIAAEREIPVLINIHEVDLALDHADRVVGLHDGELVFEGTPAELDEGALDRVYRGADPPESDPSPTATEGSTGDRTLGVPEEPERSVPGGS, from the coding sequence ATGACCCTCGAAGCGACCGACCTCCGGAAGACGTACCCGACCGGCGACGAGGCGCTGAAGGGCGTCAGTCTCTCCATCGAGGGGAGCGAGACGGTGGCGATGATCGGCCCCAGCGGCGCGGGCAAGAGCACGTTCGTCCGGTGTATCAACCGGCTCACGGAGCCGACGAGCGGAAGTCTGCGCCTCGACGGGACGGAGCTGACCGCCCTCGACGCCGACGAACTCCGGGCGGCCCGCCGCGACATCGGGATGATCTTCCAGGAGTACAACCTCGTCGAGCGCCTCACCGTGATGGAGAACGTCCTCACCGGTCGGCTGGGCTACGTCTCCGCGTGGCGCGCCTTCCGCCGCGACTTCCCGCCGGAGGACGTCGAGCGGGCCTACGGGATCCTCGACCGCGTCGGCCTCGGGGACATGGAGGACAAACGCGTCGACGAACTCTCCGGCGGACAGCGCCAGCGGGTCGGCATCGCACGGGCCGTGATCCAGCAGCCGAAGATCCTCCTCGTCGACGAGCCGACCTCAAGCCTCGACCCCGAGACGTCGAACACCGTGATGGACCTCCTCACCGACATCGCGGCCGAGCGGGAAATCCCCGTCCTCATCAACATCCACGAGGTCGACCTCGCGTTGGACCACGCCGACCGCGTCGTCGGCCTCCACGACGGCGAACTCGTCTTCGAGGGGACGCCCGCGGAGCTGGACGAGGGGGCCCTCGACCGCGTCTATCGCGGCGCGGACCCGCCGGAATCGGACCCGTCGCCGACGGCGACCGAGGGGTCGACGGGCGACCGGACGCTCGGCGTGCCGGAGGAACCGGAGCGGTCGGTGCCCGGGGGGTCCTGA
- the phnE gene encoding phosphonate ABC transporter, permease protein PhnE yields MAAGERTWQRPTVFGRRGIKWAVYAAVVAFFAWSAWGVGADPSRIVRGLGRGVTLLGDFFPPDATPRQAQRIVDKMVESVAMAMVATVTGIALSVPVAFMAAENLAPRPLYYLNRGFISISRAFNAIIVAILVVKAVGLGPLAGIVTITFKTVGFFSKLLAEDLEDIDAGSVDAVRAVGASPLQTLCYGVVPQIVPRFAGLSVYRWDINIRTSTVVGIVGAGGIGSVLLTAFNRYDYQYVSAILLAIVLVVLVAEGVSAVVRRRYQ; encoded by the coding sequence GTGGCCGCGGGCGAGCGCACCTGGCAGCGGCCGACCGTCTTCGGCCGCCGCGGGATCAAGTGGGCCGTCTACGCCGCCGTCGTGGCCTTCTTCGCGTGGTCCGCGTGGGGAGTCGGTGCGGACCCGTCGCGGATCGTCCGCGGACTGGGCCGCGGGGTGACGCTCCTCGGCGACTTCTTCCCGCCCGACGCGACGCCGCGACAGGCCCAGCGCATCGTCGACAAGATGGTCGAGAGCGTCGCGATGGCGATGGTGGCGACGGTCACCGGCATCGCGCTCAGCGTCCCCGTCGCGTTCATGGCCGCGGAGAACCTCGCGCCCCGACCGCTGTACTACCTCAACCGCGGGTTCATCTCGATCTCGCGGGCGTTCAACGCCATCATCGTCGCCATCCTCGTGGTGAAGGCGGTCGGACTCGGCCCGCTCGCGGGCATCGTCACGATCACGTTCAAGACCGTCGGGTTCTTCTCGAAGCTGCTCGCGGAGGACCTGGAGGATATCGACGCCGGGAGCGTCGACGCCGTCCGGGCGGTGGGCGCCTCGCCCCTCCAGACGCTCTGCTACGGCGTGGTCCCACAGATCGTCCCGCGGTTTGCCGGGCTGTCGGTGTACCGCTGGGACATCAACATCCGCACCTCGACCGTCGTCGGCATCGTCGGCGCGGGCGGCATCGGCTCGGTCCTGCTCACCGCGTTCAACCGCTACGACTACCAGTACGTCTCGGCGATCCTGCTCGCCATCGTCCTGGTCGTCCTCGTCGCCGAGGGCGTGAGTGCGGTCGTCCGACGGAGGTACCAGTGA
- the phnE gene encoding phosphonate ABC transporter, permease protein PhnE, whose product MSSETREWRRFDRRRRLGRSLGWLVALVVFVGSWQFLDMRLVAAETVPREVNDLLSRMYPPDVAYAGEVVAPLIETLHIAALGTAGALVLAVPVALLAAENTTPNRATYWLGKVIVTVSRSVNTIVWALIFVVVFGAGPLAGAVAIAFRSVGFLGKLLGEEIEEIDFGQVEAVEAAGASPVQTLLYGILPQVKPALVGLSVYRWDINVRDSTILGFVGAGGIGVQLFRAVNAFAWGSVATILLVILGVVIASEVISAYARGLVR is encoded by the coding sequence ATGTCGAGCGAGACGCGGGAGTGGCGGCGGTTCGACCGTCGCCGCCGGCTCGGCCGGTCGCTCGGCTGGCTCGTCGCGCTGGTCGTCTTCGTCGGCTCGTGGCAGTTCCTCGATATGCGCCTCGTGGCCGCCGAGACGGTTCCGCGGGAGGTCAACGACCTCCTGTCGCGGATGTACCCGCCGGACGTGGCCTACGCGGGCGAGGTCGTCGCCCCGCTGATCGAGACCCTCCACATCGCCGCGCTGGGCACCGCCGGCGCGCTGGTGCTCGCGGTGCCGGTCGCCCTGCTCGCCGCCGAGAACACGACGCCCAACCGCGCGACCTACTGGCTCGGGAAGGTGATCGTGACCGTCAGCCGGTCGGTGAACACCATCGTCTGGGCGCTGATCTTCGTGGTGGTGTTCGGCGCCGGTCCCCTCGCCGGTGCCGTCGCTATCGCCTTCCGTTCGGTCGGCTTCCTCGGGAAGCTCCTCGGCGAGGAGATCGAGGAGATCGACTTCGGACAGGTCGAGGCGGTCGAGGCCGCGGGGGCCTCGCCCGTCCAGACGCTCCTGTACGGTATCCTTCCACAGGTGAAACCCGCGCTCGTCGGACTGTCGGTGTACCGCTGGGACATCAACGTCCGCGACTCAACCATCCTCGGGTTCGTCGGGGCGGGCGGGATCGGCGTCCAACTGTTCCGGGCGGTCAACGCCTTCGCCTGGGGGTCCGTGGCGACCATTCTCCTCGTGATCCTAGGGGTCGTGATCGCGAGCGAAGTGATCTCGGCGTACGCCCGGGGGCTGGTCCGATAG
- a CDS encoding HAD family hydrolase — translation MSPPTPPGTDTGTTDRALLFDMDGVLIEGRGADDVVHEHARDDTLAEYGIDPPERHRAPLGNYEYTDAFVEACRAVGVDPVDFYAARERHSARRIVERLRAGERGLYPDVDALDRVADDRPLGVVSNNYDPAVEFVVDHHGLDAFSFVRGRDPGVDGFRHRKPDPHYLHEALDALDAETGYYVGDRETDVVAAERAGLDGVFVRRDHNADATLRVDPTHEIESLTELDRLFER, via the coding sequence ATGAGCCCGCCGACCCCGCCAGGGACGGACACCGGAACGACCGACCGTGCCCTGCTGTTCGACATGGACGGCGTCCTGATCGAGGGCCGCGGGGCCGACGACGTCGTCCACGAACACGCCCGCGACGACACGCTCGCGGAGTACGGGATCGACCCGCCGGAGCGCCACCGCGCGCCGCTCGGGAACTACGAGTACACGGACGCGTTCGTCGAGGCGTGTCGCGCAGTCGGCGTCGACCCCGTCGACTTCTACGCGGCGCGCGAGCGCCACAGCGCCCGACGGATCGTCGAGCGCCTCCGGGCCGGCGAACGCGGCCTCTACCCCGACGTCGACGCCCTCGACCGGGTGGCCGACGACCGCCCACTCGGCGTCGTCAGCAACAACTACGATCCGGCCGTCGAGTTCGTCGTCGACCACCACGGACTGGACGCCTTCTCCTTCGTCCGCGGCCGGGACCCCGGGGTCGACGGCTTCCGCCACCGCAAGCCGGATCCCCACTACCTGCACGAGGCGCTGGACGCCCTCGACGCCGAGACCGGATACTACGTCGGCGACCGCGAAACCGACGTCGTCGCGGCCGAACGCGCCGGGCTCGACGGCGTGTTCGTCCGTCGTGACCACAACGCCGACGCGACCCTGCGTGTCGACCCCACCCACGAAATCGAGTCGCTGACCGAACTCGACCGGCTGTTCGAGCGGTGA
- a CDS encoding acyl-CoA mutase large subunit family protein has translation MFDPDDLERIREAKAEWEDDAYGPTVDRFGERKEAFTTDTGGQSVDPLYTPADVADLDYEADLGYPGQEPYTRGVYSTMYRGRLWTMRQYAGMGTATETNERFNYLLDEGQTGLSMAFDLPTQMGYDSDATMAAGEVGKSGVAIDTLRDMETVFDGIPLDEVSTSMTINAPAAILLAMYVAIGDQQGVDRAELRGTIQNDIMKEYIARNLYIYPPEASMRLITDIFEFCATETPKFNTISISGYHIREAGSTAAQEIAFTLGNGIEYVEAALDAGLDVDEFAPQLSFFFNAHNNIFEEVAKFRAARRMWASIMEERFGAENPKSKQLKFHTQTGGSTLTAQQIDNNVVRVAYQALAAVLGGTQSLHTNGKDEALSLPTEKSVRTALRTQQILAHESGAADTIDPLAGSYYVESLTDELESEALDLLDEIDERGGMLDAVKSQWVQGQIQDVAFDRQQEIEEGERIIVGVNEFRVEDEDPEVDLEEVTEEDERRQIDRLETVRADRDDEAVEAALASLRETARGDDNLLPPIVDAVKAYASVGEIANVLRDEFGEYQPGR, from the coding sequence ATGTTCGACCCCGACGACCTCGAACGGATCCGCGAGGCCAAGGCGGAGTGGGAGGACGACGCCTACGGGCCGACCGTGGATCGGTTCGGGGAGCGCAAGGAGGCGTTCACCACCGACACCGGCGGGCAGTCGGTCGACCCCCTCTATACGCCCGCCGACGTCGCCGACCTGGACTACGAGGCGGATCTGGGGTACCCGGGCCAGGAGCCCTACACCCGTGGCGTCTACTCGACGATGTACCGCGGTCGGCTGTGGACCATGCGTCAGTACGCGGGCATGGGGACCGCGACGGAGACCAACGAGCGGTTCAACTACCTGCTCGACGAGGGCCAGACCGGCCTCTCGATGGCGTTCGACCTGCCGACCCAGATGGGCTACGACTCCGACGCCACGATGGCCGCCGGCGAGGTGGGGAAGTCGGGCGTCGCCATCGACACCCTGCGGGACATGGAGACGGTCTTCGACGGTATCCCGCTCGACGAGGTGTCGACGAGCATGACGATCAACGCGCCTGCCGCCATCCTGCTCGCGATGTACGTCGCCATCGGCGACCAGCAGGGTGTCGATCGGGCGGAACTCCGGGGAACCATCCAGAACGACATCATGAAGGAGTACATCGCGCGCAACCTCTACATCTACCCGCCGGAGGCGTCGATGCGGCTGATCACCGACATCTTCGAGTTCTGTGCGACCGAGACGCCGAAGTTCAACACCATCTCGATCTCGGGGTATCACATCCGCGAGGCCGGGTCGACCGCGGCCCAGGAGATCGCCTTCACCCTCGGCAACGGCATCGAGTACGTCGAGGCCGCCCTCGACGCCGGCCTCGACGTCGACGAGTTCGCCCCACAGCTCTCCTTTTTCTTCAACGCCCACAACAACATCTTCGAGGAGGTGGCGAAGTTCCGCGCGGCCCGCCGGATGTGGGCCTCGATCATGGAAGAGCGGTTCGGTGCCGAGAACCCCAAATCGAAGCAGCTGAAGTTCCACACCCAGACCGGCGGCTCGACGCTGACCGCCCAGCAGATCGACAACAACGTCGTCCGCGTCGCCTACCAGGCGCTCGCCGCGGTGCTGGGCGGCACCCAGAGCCTCCACACCAACGGGAAGGACGAGGCGCTGTCGCTCCCGACCGAGAAGAGCGTCCGGACGGCGCTTCGCACCCAGCAGATCCTCGCCCACGAGTCGGGGGCGGCCGACACCATCGACCCCCTCGCCGGGAGCTACTACGTCGAGTCCCTGACGGACGAACTGGAGAGCGAGGCCCTCGATCTGCTCGACGAGATCGACGAACGCGGCGGCATGCTCGACGCGGTGAAGTCCCAGTGGGTGCAAGGGCAGATCCAGGACGTCGCCTTCGACCGCCAACAGGAGATCGAGGAGGGCGAGCGGATCATCGTCGGTGTCAACGAGTTCCGCGTCGAGGACGAGGACCCCGAGGTGGATCTAGAGGAGGTGACCGAGGAGGACGAACGCCGACAGATCGACCGCCTCGAGACGGTCCGGGCCGACCGCGACGACGAGGCGGTCGAGGCCGCACTCGCGTCCCTCCGGGAGACGGCCCGGGGCGACGACAACCTGCTCCCGCCCATCGTCGACGCGGTGAAGGCCTACGCGTCCGTCGGCGAGATAGCGAACGTCCTTCGCGACGAGTTCGGCGAGTACCAGCCCGGACGGTAG
- a CDS encoding SHOCT domain-containing protein has protein sequence MQLPIYTLGGLAQHHPGPHGPHWGAGPAGGMGSGLGMGGGWLVLLLVFALLVVGVVAAALYLRGETGDTDRTADDALATLRERYATGDLDDDEFERRRERLTERTG, from the coding sequence ATGCAACTACCCATCTACACTCTCGGCGGGCTCGCACAGCACCACCCCGGCCCGCACGGCCCCCACTGGGGCGCCGGCCCCGCGGGTGGGATGGGATCGGGCCTGGGCATGGGCGGCGGGTGGCTCGTCCTCCTGTTGGTGTTCGCGCTTCTCGTGGTCGGCGTCGTCGCCGCGGCGCTGTACCTGCGGGGCGAGACGGGCGACACCGACCGGACCGCGGACGACGCGCTCGCGACGCTCCGGGAGCGGTACGCCACAGGCGACCTCGACGACGACGAGTTCGAGCGCCGCCGGGAACGGCTGACCGAACGAACCGGCTGA
- a CDS encoding methyl-accepting chemotaxis protein, with protein MKRLPSVVTDSYLKRFAAIVAVVLVVVAGVGVFFQGAIAEDIRHNEQAELRTMAELEANAMAEWIDRNGENARLVSSLGEIKSGDRYRIDAALNTELEQLSDSTHSVHYVDIGPNRIIESTDDERTDARLDDLRWARSSLDGLSGQDASAVAVSEGYRQDGVELIAFASRIEGTDRAIVVTVDAGQRAAGFRTPTESSFTQVVDSEGIVEFAADEEAALEPYGYGNGHIRMAQQGETGVMDMPERDLVVGYAPIEGSDWVVVTHAPRSEAYALAGVVTRDLAILVGIALGGFLLIGATLGRNTVNALDRLTDEAEAIARGDLDAEVASTDRDDEVGQLIDAFADMQSYLSTVAAQAEAVADQRFDAAVLEEDVPGAFGETIEQMSDDVERAQREAERARRDVEELNAALETQADGFGETMSRAAAGDLTQRMDPDGRSEAMNSIAESFNGMMDEIEATLGQVRSFADEVAAASQQVTTSAEEVESASADVSESIQEISAGAERQDEQLTTVSGEMQSLSGAIEEVASSANEVATTAERAAETSEAGSDAAMDAVEELERIENRAEAAATEVTALAEEVAEIGDIVDVIADIAEQTNMLALNASIEAAHADGDGDGFAVVADEIKGLAGEAADATERIDRRIADVQDAADDTVDDMERLREGVADGSETIDDALASLDDIAQQVADLDTGVREISEATNDQAESTEDVVSMLDEVSELADRSSAEASNVSAAAEEQTSTLSDVSESAQSLTGRAESLRELLAEFTVDRGESADAAAGGDTRPAAADGGAER; from the coding sequence ATGAAGAGGCTCCCGTCGGTCGTCACCGACAGTTATCTGAAGCGGTTCGCGGCCATCGTCGCGGTGGTGCTCGTCGTCGTGGCGGGCGTGGGGGTCTTCTTCCAGGGTGCCATCGCCGAGGATATTCGACACAACGAACAGGCCGAACTCCGGACGATGGCGGAACTCGAGGCCAACGCGATGGCCGAGTGGATCGATCGCAACGGGGAGAACGCACGACTGGTGTCGTCGCTCGGCGAGATCAAGTCGGGCGACCGATACCGGATCGACGCGGCGTTGAACACGGAACTCGAACAGCTGTCCGACTCGACACACTCGGTCCACTACGTCGACATCGGCCCGAACCGGATCATCGAGAGCACCGACGACGAGCGGACCGACGCGAGGCTCGACGACCTGCGATGGGCGCGTAGCTCCCTCGACGGCCTGTCGGGACAGGACGCCTCGGCGGTCGCCGTCTCGGAGGGCTACCGGCAGGACGGCGTCGAACTGATCGCGTTCGCCAGCCGGATCGAGGGAACCGACCGGGCCATCGTGGTGACCGTCGACGCGGGTCAACGGGCCGCCGGGTTCCGGACCCCGACCGAATCGAGCTTCACCCAGGTCGTCGACAGCGAGGGGATAGTCGAGTTCGCGGCCGACGAGGAGGCGGCACTCGAACCGTACGGCTACGGTAACGGCCACATCCGCATGGCCCAGCAGGGCGAGACCGGCGTGATGGACATGCCCGAACGCGACCTGGTCGTGGGCTACGCACCGATCGAGGGGAGCGACTGGGTCGTCGTCACGCACGCACCGCGCTCGGAGGCGTACGCACTCGCCGGCGTCGTCACCCGCGACCTCGCCATCCTCGTCGGCATCGCCCTCGGCGGCTTCCTGCTGATCGGCGCGACGCTCGGGCGGAACACGGTGAACGCGCTCGACCGCCTGACCGACGAGGCGGAGGCCATCGCACGCGGGGACCTCGACGCCGAGGTGGCGTCGACCGACCGCGACGACGAGGTCGGACAGTTGATCGACGCCTTCGCCGACATGCAGTCGTACCTCTCGACGGTCGCCGCACAGGCGGAGGCGGTCGCGGACCAGCGGTTCGACGCCGCGGTCCTGGAGGAGGACGTCCCCGGCGCGTTCGGCGAGACGATCGAGCAGATGAGCGACGACGTCGAACGCGCACAGCGGGAGGCCGAACGGGCCCGACGCGACGTCGAGGAGCTGAACGCGGCGCTGGAGACGCAGGCCGACGGCTTCGGGGAGACGATGTCCCGGGCCGCGGCGGGCGATCTGACCCAGCGGATGGATCCCGACGGACGGAGCGAGGCGATGAACAGCATCGCCGAGTCGTTCAACGGGATGATGGACGAAATCGAGGCGACGCTGGGACAGGTCCGATCCTTCGCCGACGAGGTGGCTGCGGCCAGCCAGCAGGTGACCACGAGCGCCGAGGAAGTCGAGAGCGCGAGCGCGGACGTGAGCGAATCCATCCAGGAGATCTCGGCCGGTGCCGAACGGCAGGACGAGCAGTTGACGACCGTCTCGGGCGAGATGCAGAGCCTCTCGGGAGCCATCGAGGAGGTCGCGTCGTCTGCCAACGAGGTGGCGACGACGGCCGAACGGGCGGCCGAGACCAGCGAAGCCGGCAGCGACGCCGCGATGGACGCCGTCGAGGAACTCGAACGGATCGAGAACCGGGCCGAGGCGGCGGCCACGGAGGTGACGGCGCTCGCGGAGGAGGTCGCCGAAATTGGGGACATCGTCGACGTGATCGCCGACATCGCCGAACAGACGAACATGCTGGCGCTGAACGCCTCGATCGAGGCCGCCCACGCCGACGGCGACGGCGACGGCTTCGCGGTCGTCGCCGACGAGATCAAGGGTCTCGCCGGCGAGGCCGCCGACGCCACCGAGCGGATCGACCGGCGTATCGCCGACGTGCAGGACGCCGCCGACGACACCGTCGACGACATGGAACGGCTGCGGGAAGGCGTCGCCGACGGAAGCGAAACCATCGACGACGCGCTCGCGTCGCTCGACGACATCGCCCAGCAGGTCGCCGACCTCGACACCGGCGTCCGGGAGATCAGCGAGGCGACGAACGACCAGGCCGAATCGACCGAGGACGTCGTCTCGATGCTCGACGAGGTGTCCGAACTGGCCGATCGGTCGAGCGCCGAGGCGTCGAACGTCTCCGCCGCCGCGGAGGAACAAACCTCGACGCTGTCGGACGTCTCCGAGAGCGCGCAGTCGCTCACGGGCCGTGCCGAGTCGCTCCGGGAGCTGCTGGCCGAGTTCACCGTCGACCGCGGGGAGTCGGCCGACGCGGCCGCCGGGGGCGACACCCGTCCGGCCGCGGCCGACGGCGGTGCCGAGCGATAG
- a CDS encoding creatininase family protein has translation MYIADETWPELGDYFDDESLALVPLGSTEQHGPHLPLATDHLIAEALASEAAERTGYLRTPTINVGVSPHHRQFNGTMWVDAPEFRDYVESFTRNLTYHGIDRVVYVNAHGGNVDHLREVGRRLRDDEELYAIEWMWDESIPELVDDLFEQNGPHGGPKETAMIQHLRPELVREDRLADARDGGVPDVEAADTIKHGARTFYDAADNTGNGVLGDQTDATAAKGAELFEAASEQLCRLCEWLDDQPFEDLLPKDHV, from the coding sequence ATGTACATCGCAGACGAGACGTGGCCGGAGCTCGGGGACTACTTCGACGACGAATCCCTCGCGCTCGTTCCGCTGGGGTCGACCGAACAGCACGGCCCCCACCTCCCGCTGGCGACCGACCACCTGATCGCGGAGGCGCTCGCCAGTGAAGCCGCCGAGCGGACCGGCTACCTCCGAACCCCGACGATCAACGTCGGCGTCAGCCCGCACCACCGGCAGTTCAACGGCACCATGTGGGTCGACGCGCCGGAGTTTCGCGACTACGTCGAGTCGTTCACCCGGAACCTCACGTACCACGGCATCGACCGCGTGGTCTACGTCAACGCCCACGGCGGCAACGTCGACCACCTGCGGGAGGTGGGGCGCCGACTGCGCGACGACGAGGAACTCTACGCGATCGAGTGGATGTGGGACGAGAGCATCCCCGAGTTGGTCGACGACCTGTTCGAACAGAACGGCCCCCACGGCGGCCCGAAGGAGACGGCGATGATCCAGCACCTTCGGCCCGAACTGGTCCGCGAGGACCGACTGGCCGACGCGCGGGACGGTGGCGTCCCGGACGTCGAGGCCGCGGACACGATCAAACACGGCGCGCGGACCTTCTACGACGCCGCCGACAACACCGGCAACGGCGTCCTCGGCGACCAGACCGACGCCACCGCGGCGAAGGGCGCCGAGCTGTTCGAGGCGGCCAGCGAACAGCTCTGCCGGCTCTGTGAGTGGCTCGACGACCAACCCTTCGAGGACCTGCTGCCGAAAGACCACGTGTAG